A region from the Papio anubis isolate 15944 chromosome 6, Panubis1.0, whole genome shotgun sequence genome encodes:
- the TSPYL1 gene encoding testis-specific Y-encoded-like protein 1 yields the protein MSGVDGVERTPPLQTHSIIISDHVPSDPDAHQCLKLRDQSEATQVMAEPGEGGSETIALPPPQPSEEGGVPQDPAGRGSTPQIRVIGGRGHVAIKAGQEEGQPPAEGLAAASVVVVAVDRSLKKGVQGGEKALEICGAERSASELPAGAGAENDTEEVKTGKCATVSAAVAEGESAEVVVKEGLAEKEVVEEQMEVEEQLPEGEEIEVAEEDRVEEEAREEEGPWPLHEALRMDPLEAIQLELDTVNAQADRAFQQLEHKFGRMRRHYLERRNYIIQNIPGFWMTAFRNHPQLSAMIRGQDAEMLRYITNLEVKELRHPRTGCKFKFFFRRNPYFRNKLIVKEYEVRSSGRVVSLSTPIIWRRGHEPQSFIRRNQDLICSFFTWFSDHSLPESDKIAEIIKEDLWPNPLQYYLLREGVRRARRRPLREPVEIPRPFGFQSG from the coding sequence ATGAGCGGCGTGGATGGGGTCGAGAGGACCCCTCCCCTCCAAACCCACAGCATCATTATTTCTGACCACGTCCCGAGCGACCCGGACGCACACCAGTGCCTGAAGCTCCGCGACCAAAGCGAGGCGACACAGGTGATGGCGGAGCCGGGTGAGGGAGGCTCGGAGACCATCGCGCTCCCGCCTCCACAGCCTTCAGAGGAGGGGGGCGTACCTCAGGATCCCGCGGGCCGTGGCAGTACTCCCCAGATCCGAGTTATTGGGGGTCGTGGTCATGTGGCGATCAAAGCCGGGCAGGAAGAGGGCCAGCCTCCCGCTGAGGGCCTGGCAGCCGcttctgtggtggtggtggcagtggaccGCAGCTTGAAAAAGGGCGTTCAGGGTGGAGAGAAGGCCCTAGAAATCTGTGGCGCCGAGAGATCCGCGTCTGAGCTGCCGGCGGGGGCGGGGGCCGAGAACGACACCGAGGAGGTGAAGACAGGAAAGTGCGCCACTGTCTCAGCAGCCGTGGCTGAGGGGGAGAGCGCTGAGGTGGTGGTGAAGGAAGGCCTGGCGGAGAAGGAGGTAGTGGAGGAGCAGATGGAGGTAGAGGAGCAGCTGCCGGAAGGTGAAGAAATAGAGGTGGCGGAGGAAGATAGAGTGGAGGAGGAGGcgagggaggaggaagggcccTGGCCTCTGCATGAGGCTCTCCGCATGGACCCTCTGGAGGCCATCCAGCTGGAACTGGACACTGTGAATGCTCAGGCCGACAGGGCCTTCCAACAGCTGGAGCACAAGTTTGGGCGGATGCGTCGACACTACCTGGAGCGGAGGAACTACATCATTCAGAATATCCCGGGCTTCTGGATGACGGCTTTTCGAAACCATCCCCAGTTGTCCGCCATGATTAGGGGCCAAGATGCAGAGATGTTAAGGTACATAACCAATTTAGAGGTGAAGGAACTCAGACACCCTAGAACCGGCTGCAAGTTCAAGTTCTTCTTTAGAAGAAACCCCTACTTCAGAAACAAGCTGATTGTCAAGGAATATGAGGTAAGATCCTCCGGCCGAGTGGTGTCTCTTTCTACTCCAATTATATGGCGCAGGGGGCATGAACCCCAGTCCTTCATTCGCAGAAACCAAGACCTCatctgcagcttcttcacctgGTTTTCAGACCACAGCCTTCCAGAGTCCGACAAAATTGCTGAGATTATTAAAGAGGATCTGTGGCCAAATCCACTGCAATACTACCTGTTGCGTGAAGGAGTCCGTAGAGCCAGACGTCGCCCACTAAGGGAGCCAGTAGAGATCCCGAGGCCCTTTGGGTTCCAGTCTGGTTAA
- the LOC101019608 gene encoding BCL2/adenovirus E1B 19 kDa protein-interacting protein 3-like, whose product MWQNGAPGMQEESLQGSWVELHFSNNGNGSSVPASVSIYNGDMEKILLDAQHESGRSSSKSSHCDSPPRSQTPQDTNRASEPDTHSIGDKNSSQSEEDDIERRKEVESILKKNSDWIWDWSSRPENIPPKEFLFKHPKRTATLSMRNTSVMKKGGIFSAEFLKVFLPSLLLSHLLAIGLGIYIGRRLTTSTSTF is encoded by the coding sequence ATGTGGCAGAACGGAGCGCCCGGGATGCAGGAGGAGAGCCTGCAGGGCTCCTGGGTGGAATTGCACTTCAGCAATAATGGGAACGGCAGCAGCGTTCCAGCCTCGGTTTCTATTTATAATGGTGACATGGAAAAAATACTGCTGGACGCACAGCATGAGTCTGGACGGAGTAGCTCCAAGAGTTCTCACTGTGACAGCCCACCTCGCTCACAGACACCACAAGATACTAACAGAGCCTCTGAACCAGATACCCATAGCATTGGAGATAAAAACAGCTCACAGTCTGAGGAAGATGATattgagagaaggaaagaagttgAAAGCATCTTGAAGAAAAACTCAGACTGGATATGGGATTGGTCAAGTCGGCCGGAAAATATTCCCCCCAAGGAGTTCCTCTTTAAACACCCGAAGCGCACGGCCACCCTCAGCATGAGGAACACGAGCGTCATGAAGAAAGGGGGCATATTCTCTGCGGAGTTTCTGAAAGTTTTCCTTCCGTCTCTGCTGCTCTCTCATTTGCTGGCCATCGGATTGGGGATCTATATTGGAAGGCGTCTGACAACCTCCACCAGCACCTTTTGA